The Mycolicibacterium arabiense genome has a window encoding:
- a CDS encoding MOSC domain-containing protein, producing the protein MGSSTGPSAAQNHLRVESLHRYPVKSMLGESVDVLFVDDQGAEGDRRLALIDATTGRVASAKQARLWRDLLKCSATIEGDRVHIRLPDGTTAVADQDGIDEILSRLLARPVRLLDSRPDGATLERADPDQVLERGLDAEVDAPLLELAQATPGDSFVDLAPLHAITTATLAQIGTEAQRYRPNLVITTPPGYPAYAENEWTGRTLMVGGVQVTALGPTPRCVIPTLEHGRLARAPHALRTPVTENRVQAFDFGVLPCAGTYLAVKVEGAIRTGEQVSLG; encoded by the coding sequence ATGGGTTCTTCCACGGGTCCTTCAGCCGCCCAGAACCACCTTCGCGTGGAAAGTCTGCACCGCTACCCGGTCAAATCGATGCTCGGCGAGAGCGTCGACGTTCTGTTCGTCGACGACCAGGGCGCCGAAGGCGATCGCCGCTTGGCGCTGATCGACGCGACCACCGGCCGGGTGGCCAGCGCCAAGCAGGCCCGACTGTGGCGCGACCTGCTCAAGTGCAGCGCGACGATCGAGGGCGACCGGGTGCACATCCGACTGCCCGACGGCACCACGGCAGTGGCCGACCAGGACGGTATCGACGAGATACTCTCCCGGCTGCTCGCGAGGCCGGTCCGCTTGCTGGACAGCCGCCCCGACGGAGCCACGCTCGAACGCGCCGACCCGGATCAGGTCCTGGAACGCGGACTCGACGCCGAGGTCGACGCGCCCCTTCTGGAGTTGGCCCAGGCGACTCCGGGGGACTCCTTCGTCGACCTTGCGCCCCTGCACGCGATCACCACCGCGACCCTCGCGCAGATCGGCACCGAGGCGCAGCGATACCGGCCGAACCTCGTGATCACGACACCGCCCGGTTACCCCGCCTACGCGGAGAACGAGTGGACGGGACGCACGCTGATGGTGGGCGGCGTGCAAGTCACCGCGCTGGGTCCCACACCTCGCTGCGTCATTCCGACGCTGGAGCACGGCCGACTTGCTCGGGCCCCGCACGCGCTGCGCACCCCGGTGACGGAGAATCGCGTGCAGGCCTTCGATTTCGGCGTGTTGCCCTGCGCTGGAACCTATTTAGCGGTGAAAGTCGAGGGCGCCATCCGCACCGGCGAGCAGGTATCGCTCGGTTGA
- a CDS encoding helix-turn-helix transcriptional regulator translates to MVSPTRGAIGLVARAPRSTATTSSTTLNADSTRDALDGGRAAPIRGRSAELAVLDEAISAVASGHGSVLVLEGPPGIGKSRLLAEACQRAGNRGVRALHAQGFEYQQSAPFYALFAATLHADPPVGDAESLRRSGDVTDLRYWVVHDLRAAIHAAAASQPLMIVLDDIHWADNATLLALRSLAVGDQAPVLWVLATRTGAGGAAARQAMAELRRAGATLVRLAPLAPEGVVEIVQDAVRARADRSLLDLAAMAHGSPFLLIELLRGLDEEGRLDVRGGRAGAEGDQLPRRLALGMEQRLDELAPDTAAVVRVAATLPDHFSVALLAAVLDRPPAALMPDVQAAIRADLLAEHGDALTFRHELLRSATRASMPRSLCRAMERQSAGAMLEMGAPPEEVATQLARSAEAGDQTAVGALRDAARSAGRSDPSVAADLSRRAVELLPPGDPQVDSLVAETVLMLNRAHRYREAQELADTTLSSPASQEGEAEIRLRIAAGNEAPEQRIAENRRALELSIIDDVTRVRHTAWLAYFETVNGIHTDASSAGRAMDAATANGDLEARIVSATALGMVDLQQGYALRAIRRMDEVAALARLGEPTLGHIVADIHRVRLVVTVGCLEEAGAEVADCVERARRDRYAMALPPWAVLEGTTHAAAGRLAEARAAVDALPMREWGTVTENNLMRMVVLSEVGVRTDDRNMLQQLLTDAHALSTSTSPLLAGGAAYLIALVAWHRGDVYEAARRLGGPQASAVTPLWLNVFDQLLLTARVAVAADDAALRVRAADGIEVLERERPGAPLFAAVASYGRSILERDADALLDAANSLHPSRPLLHAGAAEDAGRELVRAGRRREGVEQFNVAFDTFATCQAVADARRVGRLLRGQGVERRIVVQPRSKSGWDSLTDAELRVVNAIADGGTNREVAAQLQLSPNTVKAHVRNAFAKLGIRSRRELARSIDDGEPGPKAEVPPG, encoded by the coding sequence ATGGTGTCACCCACTCGCGGTGCAATCGGTCTGGTCGCCAGAGCGCCGCGGTCCACGGCCACGACGAGCAGCACAACGCTGAACGCCGACTCGACGCGGGATGCCTTGGACGGAGGACGCGCTGCGCCCATCCGTGGGCGCAGTGCGGAGCTGGCCGTCCTCGACGAGGCGATCTCCGCCGTTGCGAGCGGCCACGGCAGCGTGCTCGTGCTGGAAGGCCCTCCTGGCATAGGGAAGAGTCGCCTGCTCGCCGAGGCGTGTCAGCGAGCCGGGAACCGAGGGGTCCGGGCTCTACACGCTCAGGGCTTCGAGTATCAGCAATCGGCGCCCTTCTACGCGTTGTTCGCGGCGACGTTGCACGCCGACCCGCCGGTGGGCGATGCCGAGTCGTTGCGGCGATCCGGGGACGTGACCGACCTGCGTTACTGGGTCGTCCACGACCTGCGCGCCGCCATTCACGCGGCCGCCGCGAGCCAACCCCTGATGATCGTTCTCGACGACATCCACTGGGCGGACAACGCCACTCTGCTGGCATTGCGCTCGCTGGCGGTGGGAGACCAGGCACCCGTGTTGTGGGTCCTGGCGACGCGCACTGGCGCCGGCGGCGCGGCCGCTCGGCAGGCCATGGCCGAATTACGCCGCGCGGGAGCGACCCTCGTGCGGTTGGCTCCGCTAGCACCCGAGGGCGTCGTCGAGATCGTGCAGGATGCGGTGCGCGCCCGAGCGGATCGCTCGTTGTTGGATCTCGCCGCCATGGCTCACGGCAGCCCGTTTCTGCTGATCGAGTTGCTGCGAGGACTCGATGAGGAAGGGCGTCTCGACGTCCGAGGTGGACGCGCAGGCGCCGAGGGAGACCAGCTTCCGCGCAGACTGGCACTCGGCATGGAACAACGCCTCGACGAGCTCGCCCCGGACACCGCCGCCGTCGTTCGTGTCGCCGCGACGCTGCCCGACCACTTCTCCGTCGCGCTTCTCGCCGCGGTGCTGGACCGTCCCCCCGCTGCGCTCATGCCAGACGTACAGGCGGCGATACGCGCCGACCTGTTGGCCGAGCACGGCGACGCCCTGACCTTCCGGCACGAACTGCTGCGGAGCGCCACACGCGCGTCGATGCCGCGGTCGTTGTGCAGAGCCATGGAGCGACAATCAGCCGGTGCGATGCTGGAGATGGGTGCGCCCCCGGAGGAGGTCGCCACCCAGCTGGCGCGCAGCGCCGAGGCCGGCGACCAGACGGCCGTCGGGGCGCTGCGGGACGCCGCACGCTCGGCGGGACGCAGCGATCCCAGCGTGGCCGCCGACCTCAGCAGGCGTGCGGTCGAACTGCTGCCACCCGGAGATCCCCAGGTGGACTCGCTGGTAGCCGAGACCGTGCTGATGTTGAACCGTGCGCACCGCTACCGCGAAGCCCAGGAACTCGCCGACACCACGCTGTCGAGCCCCGCGTCGCAGGAGGGCGAGGCTGAGATCCGCCTGCGCATCGCCGCGGGCAACGAGGCTCCGGAACAACGCATCGCCGAGAACCGACGTGCACTGGAACTGAGCATCATCGACGACGTCACCCGGGTGCGGCACACGGCGTGGTTGGCCTACTTCGAGACGGTCAACGGCATCCACACGGACGCCTCATCGGCCGGTCGGGCCATGGACGCGGCGACCGCCAACGGCGACCTGGAGGCCAGGATCGTCAGCGCCACCGCTCTCGGCATGGTCGATCTCCAGCAGGGGTACGCCCTGCGGGCGATCCGGCGCATGGACGAGGTCGCCGCACTGGCCCGCCTCGGCGAGCCGACCCTGGGGCACATCGTCGCCGACATCCACCGGGTGCGGCTCGTCGTGACCGTGGGCTGTCTCGAGGAGGCCGGCGCGGAGGTCGCGGACTGCGTCGAGCGCGCCCGCCGCGACCGCTATGCGATGGCACTGCCGCCGTGGGCGGTTCTCGAGGGCACAACGCATGCGGCCGCCGGTCGACTCGCCGAGGCCCGCGCGGCCGTCGACGCGCTGCCCATGCGCGAATGGGGAACCGTCACGGAGAACAACCTGATGCGCATGGTCGTCCTCTCCGAGGTGGGCGTCCGGACCGATGACCGAAACATGCTGCAGCAGTTGCTCACTGATGCCCACGCACTGTCGACGAGCACCTCGCCGTTGCTCGCCGGCGGTGCCGCGTACTTGATCGCATTGGTGGCGTGGCATCGCGGTGACGTATACGAGGCAGCGCGCCGGCTCGGCGGCCCGCAGGCGTCGGCCGTCACGCCGCTGTGGCTCAACGTCTTCGATCAGCTGCTGTTGACGGCTCGCGTGGCGGTTGCCGCCGACGACGCCGCGCTGCGGGTTCGAGCGGCCGACGGCATCGAGGTGCTGGAGCGCGAGCGTCCCGGCGCCCCGCTGTTCGCGGCAGTGGCTTCGTATGGCCGCAGCATCCTGGAACGAGATGCCGATGCGCTGCTGGACGCCGCGAACTCGCTGCATCCGTCGCGGCCGCTACTCCATGCCGGAGCCGCCGAGGACGCGGGCCGAGAACTCGTGCGGGCCGGGCGCCGGCGGGAAGGCGTCGAGCAATTCAACGTCGCCTTCGACACCTTCGCGACGTGCCAAGCCGTCGCCGACGCCCGCCGCGTCGGCCGCCTGCTGCGCGGGCAGGGCGTGGAACGACGGATCGTCGTGCAACCGCGCAGCAAGTCGGGCTGGGACAGTCTGACCGATGCCGAACTCCGGGTGGTCAACGCGATCGCCGACGGCGGGACCAACCGCGAGGTGGCCGCACAGCTGCAACTCTCCCCCAACACCGTGAAAGCCCATGTACGCAACGCATTCGCCAAACTCGGCATCAGGTCTCGCCGCGAGCTGGCGCGGTCCATCGACGACGGGGAACCCGGTCCCAAGGCCGAAGTCCCGCCCGGCTAG
- a CDS encoding RNA polymerase sigma factor, translating to MTRASEADDAALVAALRGGDESAFADLVDLHTAAMLRAARIYVPSREIAEEVVQETWIAVLRGIVSFESRSSLRTWLFAVLTNVAKRRGLRERRHADLAMLAFTGGVVDPARIRASGLAYSGHWRTAHPLVAFPDTPEGFVLGNELIAVARRELDRLPERQRAVVTLRDMLGLEAADACALLEISTANQRVLLHRGRAAIREALEDYLTGAV from the coding sequence ATGACGAGGGCATCGGAGGCAGACGACGCGGCCCTGGTCGCCGCGCTGCGAGGCGGCGATGAATCCGCGTTCGCCGACCTCGTCGACCTGCACACGGCGGCCATGCTCCGGGCCGCACGAATTTACGTGCCCAGCCGTGAAATCGCCGAGGAAGTCGTGCAGGAGACGTGGATCGCAGTGCTCAGGGGCATCGTCTCATTCGAGAGCCGGTCGTCGTTGCGTACCTGGCTCTTCGCGGTTCTCACCAACGTCGCCAAACGACGCGGGCTGCGCGAGCGGCGCCACGCGGACCTCGCGATGCTGGCCTTCACCGGGGGGGTCGTCGATCCCGCCCGCATTCGCGCCTCCGGGCTCGCCTATTCCGGGCACTGGCGGACCGCCCACCCGCTCGTCGCCTTTCCGGACACGCCGGAGGGCTTCGTTCTCGGTAACGAGTTGATCGCAGTGGCGCGGCGCGAACTCGACAGGCTTCCCGAGCGGCAGCGGGCCGTGGTCACGCTGCGTGACATGCTGGGGCTGGAGGCCGCCGACGCGTGCGCGCTACTCGAGATCAGCACGGCGAATCAACGTGTACTGCTTCATCGAGGGCGCGCCGCCATCAGGGAGGCGTTGGAGGACTACCTGACGGGAGCGGTATGA
- a CDS encoding CGNR zinc finger domain-containing protein: MSPTSTSSHSSEPLPILLANTVSIARGRVEDALADPSKVNGWVGTTGEQFALFPPPSSTEHIDESDAVRLVSLRDAVRRLAAEKTRDPRTLGQSPVTDVATATSILNASAALGSVWPELQWHGPEAFRRDVWADGTYVDALTTIIARQTMELMTSPQWDRLRPCLAPGCAYFFVKDHLRRQWCAAACGNRARVARHAQRHSTD, translated from the coding sequence ATGTCACCAACCTCAACGAGCTCGCATTCGTCCGAACCGCTGCCCATCCTGTTGGCGAACACCGTCTCCATCGCCCGCGGCCGTGTCGAAGACGCCTTGGCCGACCCGTCGAAGGTGAACGGGTGGGTGGGTACGACCGGCGAGCAGTTCGCGCTGTTCCCGCCACCGTCGAGCACCGAGCACATCGACGAGTCCGACGCCGTGCGCCTCGTGTCCCTACGCGACGCCGTGCGGCGGCTGGCCGCGGAGAAGACCAGGGACCCCCGGACGCTCGGGCAGTCGCCCGTCACCGATGTGGCCACGGCGACGTCGATCCTCAACGCGAGCGCCGCGCTCGGCTCGGTGTGGCCGGAGTTGCAGTGGCACGGTCCTGAGGCCTTTCGCCGCGACGTGTGGGCCGACGGAACGTACGTCGATGCGCTCACCACGATCATCGCGCGTCAGACGATGGAGTTGATGACGAGCCCACAGTGGGATCGGCTCCGGCCCTGCCTTGCTCCCGGTTGCGCGTACTTCTTCGTCAAAGACCATCTGCGGCGCCAATGGTGCGCGGCGGCCTGCGGCAACCGCGCGCGCGTCGCCCGTCATGCGCAACGACACAGCACGGACTGA
- a CDS encoding thiaminase II/PqqC family protein, with protein sequence MLESLWDAATRHPFLTHVREGTIADSDFDRWLAQDALFVADLLAFQARLLARAPRSAQPVLARGCVAVVEELEWFESHAARRRMDPAQPPLDATLAYRALLGRLDAAPYEAAVTALWVLEQVYLLAWQHAAADASPFATFIEHWTAPEFATYVGDLAGLASPRGHDDLTAEVLTHEVAFWDMALT encoded by the coding sequence ATGCTCGAGTCTTTGTGGGACGCTGCCACGCGCCACCCGTTCCTCACCCACGTGCGCGAGGGCACCATCGCCGACTCGGATTTCGATCGATGGCTGGCGCAGGACGCGCTGTTCGTCGCCGACCTTCTGGCTTTTCAAGCACGTCTGCTCGCCCGCGCGCCACGGTCGGCTCAGCCGGTGTTGGCGCGGGGGTGCGTTGCGGTCGTCGAGGAACTCGAGTGGTTCGAGTCGCACGCCGCTCGACGTCGGATGGATCCGGCCCAGCCCCCACTCGACGCCACTCTGGCCTACCGCGCGCTGCTGGGAAGGCTCGACGCGGCACCCTACGAAGCCGCCGTGACCGCGCTCTGGGTGCTCGAGCAGGTCTACCTGCTCGCCTGGCAACACGCCGCCGCCGACGCCTCCCCGTTCGCGACGTTCATCGAACACTGGACGGCGCCGGAGTTCGCGACCTACGTCGGCGACCTCGCCGGCCTGGCCAGTCCCCGTGGGCACGACGATCTGACCGCGGAGGTCCTGACTCACGAGGTGGCCTTCTGGGATATGGCACTGACCTGA
- a CDS encoding FAD-binding oxidoreductase: MSADMLADLNAELPDGTVVTDPDIVASYRQDRAADPNAGTAVAVVRPRRTEEVQTVMRWATAHRVPVVPRGAGTGLSGGATALDGGIVLSTERMRDITVDPVTRTAVAQPGLLNAEVKKAVGEYGLWYPPDPSSFEICSIGGNIATNAGGLCCVKYGVTTDYVLGLQVVLADGTAVRLGGPRLKDAAGLSLTKLFVGSEGTLGIVTEVTLKLLPAQPRGCTVVASFDDVDAAANAVVTITGKIRPSMLEFMDKVAINAVEDKLKMGLDRNAAAMMVAASDDRGPAGAEDADFMAKVFTEAGATEVFSTDDPDEGEAFVAARRFAIPAVETKGSLLLEDVGVPLPALAHLVSGVEKIAERHSLMISVIAHAGDGNTHPLIVFDPSDTGEAERAQVAFGEIMDLAVGLGGTITGEHGVGRLKRPWLEGYLGPEAIELNRRIKHALDPDGILNPGAAI, encoded by the coding sequence ATGAGCGCAGACATGCTGGCGGACCTGAACGCCGAATTGCCCGACGGCACCGTTGTCACCGACCCGGACATCGTCGCCTCCTACCGGCAGGACCGTGCCGCCGACCCGAACGCCGGGACGGCGGTCGCGGTGGTGCGGCCGCGCCGCACCGAGGAGGTGCAGACCGTCATGCGATGGGCCACCGCGCACCGGGTGCCGGTGGTGCCCCGTGGAGCGGGCACCGGATTGTCCGGCGGCGCGACGGCTCTCGACGGCGGCATCGTGCTGTCGACCGAGCGCATGCGCGACATCACCGTCGACCCCGTGACCCGCACCGCCGTCGCCCAGCCGGGCCTGCTCAACGCCGAGGTCAAGAAGGCCGTAGGCGAGTACGGACTCTGGTATCCCCCCGACCCGTCGTCGTTCGAGATCTGCAGCATCGGCGGCAACATCGCGACCAACGCCGGCGGCCTGTGCTGCGTTAAGTACGGCGTGACCACCGATTACGTGCTGGGGCTGCAGGTCGTGCTCGCCGACGGCACGGCGGTGCGGCTCGGCGGACCGAGACTGAAAGACGCCGCGGGCCTGAGCCTGACGAAGCTCTTCGTCGGCAGCGAGGGCACGCTCGGCATCGTCACCGAGGTGACGTTGAAACTCCTTCCCGCGCAGCCTCGGGGGTGCACCGTCGTCGCGTCGTTCGACGACGTGGACGCCGCCGCCAACGCGGTCGTCACCATCACGGGCAAGATCCGGCCCTCGATGCTGGAGTTCATGGACAAGGTGGCAATCAACGCGGTCGAGGACAAGCTGAAGATGGGCCTGGACCGCAACGCGGCCGCGATGATGGTCGCCGCCTCCGACGACCGGGGTCCGGCAGGCGCGGAGGACGCCGATTTCATGGCGAAGGTGTTCACCGAAGCCGGTGCTACGGAGGTGTTCTCGACCGACGACCCGGACGAGGGTGAGGCCTTCGTGGCCGCTCGCCGCTTCGCGATTCCCGCGGTCGAGACGAAGGGTTCACTGCTCCTCGAGGACGTGGGGGTGCCGCTTCCCGCGTTGGCGCACCTGGTGTCCGGCGTCGAGAAGATCGCCGAGCGACACTCCCTGATGATCTCGGTGATCGCGCACGCGGGCGACGGAAACACCCATCCGCTCATCGTCTTCGACCCGTCCGACACCGGCGAGGCGGAGCGCGCGCAGGTCGCGTTCGGCGAGATCATGGACCTGGCAGTCGGACTCGGCGGCACCATCACCGGCGAGCACGGCGTCGGCCGCTTGAAGCGACCGTGGCTCGAGGGCTACCTGGGGCCCGAGGCCATCGAGCTGAACCGGCGGATCAAGCACGCCCTCGATCCCGACGGCATCCTCAACCCCGGCGCGGCGATCTAG
- a CDS encoding TetR/AcrR family transcriptional regulator, with protein MATRERILTCAAEIILADGLVGLSLDKVRLRAEVSGSQLTHYFDGKQSLIRAVLDRQMNLVMSIHETPSLGNLETWEEWENWVEVNVRSLRRFGYCGRPTYHGLAGQLAKSDDSTRAAVARGYRRWVQFFEDRLSRMKAEGVLVSTADPSRLALVVVAAHQGGCLVSFTHRRAWPLASTLRFIVNYLRMFASDPTERAPGRFRQPWEPRGPRAARAHPAEPRLTRKGLATRGRIVEGAAELMFERGVRNTSLDDVRKSVGVSGSQLSHYFVDKRDLALQVIAVRSAGVQDCLSRVEFGALATMHDLRAWRDDCIGEARTVYLAGGCPYGSLAAELLDSDGALVDALVDGYDEWLQRLRDGLTSMVRRGELSAEANVRHLAVSLLTAHQGGATLSHAMGSVEPATVLLVAAVDYVTSFQKPAGAAVSAPAAE; from the coding sequence GTGGCCACCCGTGAGCGAATCCTGACGTGCGCCGCCGAGATCATCCTCGCTGACGGTCTAGTGGGGCTGAGTCTGGACAAAGTGCGTCTTCGCGCCGAAGTGAGTGGGTCGCAGCTCACCCACTACTTCGACGGCAAGCAGTCGTTGATTCGAGCTGTCCTCGACCGTCAGATGAACCTGGTCATGAGCATTCACGAGACGCCGAGTCTGGGAAACCTCGAAACGTGGGAGGAATGGGAGAACTGGGTCGAGGTCAACGTGCGATCCCTGCGGAGGTTCGGCTATTGCGGACGTCCCACCTATCACGGGTTAGCGGGTCAACTCGCGAAGTCGGATGACAGCACCCGTGCGGCCGTGGCCCGAGGATACCGGCGGTGGGTGCAGTTCTTCGAAGATCGGCTCAGCCGCATGAAGGCCGAAGGTGTTCTGGTATCAACCGCCGATCCCAGCCGGCTAGCGCTGGTCGTGGTCGCCGCGCACCAGGGCGGGTGCCTGGTGAGCTTCACCCACCGCCGGGCCTGGCCGTTGGCGAGCACGCTGCGGTTCATCGTCAATTACCTGCGTATGTTCGCCAGCGACCCAACTGAACGCGCACCAGGGAGATTCCGCCAACCGTGGGAACCGCGAGGACCGCGAGCGGCACGAGCTCATCCGGCGGAGCCGCGACTCACCCGCAAGGGTCTGGCGACGCGGGGGCGCATCGTCGAAGGCGCCGCCGAGCTGATGTTCGAGCGCGGTGTCCGCAATACCAGCCTCGACGATGTACGTAAGAGCGTCGGCGTCAGCGGATCCCAACTGTCCCACTACTTCGTCGACAAACGAGATCTGGCATTGCAGGTCATCGCGGTGCGCAGCGCAGGAGTGCAGGATTGCTTGAGCCGCGTGGAATTCGGGGCGCTGGCCACGATGCACGACCTGCGCGCCTGGCGCGACGACTGTATCGGAGAAGCCCGAACGGTGTACCTGGCCGGCGGATGCCCCTACGGCTCTCTTGCCGCCGAGCTCCTGGACTCCGACGGCGCTCTCGTCGACGCGCTGGTCGACGGCTACGACGAGTGGCTGCAACGACTTCGGGACGGCCTCACGTCCATGGTGCGACGCGGCGAGTTATCCGCCGAGGCGAATGTGCGACACCTGGCGGTCAGCCTGCTGACGGCGCACCAGGGCGGTGCGACACTCAGCCACGCCATGGGTTCGGTCGAACCGGCCACCGTGCTGTTGGTCGCCGCGGTGGACTACGTGACCTCGTTCCAGAAACCGGCAGGCGCGGCCGTCAGCGCCCCGGCCGCCGAGTGA